From Camelina sativa cultivar DH55 chromosome 7, Cs, whole genome shotgun sequence, one genomic window encodes:
- the LOC104702987 gene encoding B3 domain-containing protein REM13-like isoform X3 produces the protein MAKSRIYPQFFHTLASGFHKQLTIPEDFFSKYIEGRRSVAEIKSDISDKTWKVKMSARSLTGGSWKEFALAHDLQIGDVVVVRYVGDMVFHVSDLGPNYSEIQDYKGKDLLKKRLHPITQVDFSSNHGDVLDDDEDSIEIPRKKKAKNIQEAEADVVSSSSSSSDNSCFVALVTASNLRSDTLYLPLHFTRKCREIVLTDGGERSWLLDLRFNESSYISRGWRNFCDENGQKAGGFFMFQLVRNEETPVLSFSPTESTSDRRPTESTSDRRQRDCSEASKRESVATKHSSKEENIAGEGSEDECSSPESLTEKKKDASERKFSSYSSYSSRHKRFITFTLPPDYIRLEKLCLPKPFLRENDIKPGEMYLLGKDGKKWLTKLILDNKGTMKMRKGWKDFVKENNLKSSFTLKLIWEDTTPVLSLSDAEPTSDREKEDSSPSSQKQFVTLTITSSGIKKCRLVSLSLLLTLTCFISH, from the exons ATGGCGAAATCAAGAATTTACCCGCAGTTCTTCCACACACTTGCTTCTGGCTTTCACAAACAACTC ACGATTCCTGAAGACTTCTTCTCAAAGTAtattgaaggaagaagaagcgtcGCGGAGATAAAATCGGATATTTCTGACAAAACCTGGAAGGTGAAGATGTCTGCTCGGAGTCTTACTGGTGGAAGCTGGAAAGAGTTTGCGTTGGCTCATGATCTTCAGATCGGTGATGTCGTTGTTGTTAGATATGTAGGTGATATGGTGTTCCATGTTTCGGATTTAGGACCTAATTACTCGGAGATTCAAGACTATAAGG GTAAAGATTTGTTGAAAAAGCGTTTGCATCCAATAACACAAGTAGACTTTTCATCAAACCATGGAgatgttcttgatgatgatgaggatagCATAG AGATTCCCAGGAAGAAGAAAGCGAAGAACATTCAAGAAGCGGAAGCAGATgtagtttcttcatcttcatcttcatcagaCAACTCATGTTTTGTGGCTCTTGTCACGGCTTCGAATCTACGCTCAGATACACTG TATCTTCCACTACACTTCACAAGAAAATGCCGCGAGATTGTTTTAACAGACGGAGGGGAAAGATCATGGCTATTAGATCTGAGGTTCAACGAATCGTCATATATAAGCCGAGGTTGGAGAAATTTCTGCGATGAAAACGGTCAAAAAGCAGGAGGTTTCTTTATGTTTCAACTAGTGAGAAACGAGGAAACACCTGTGCTCAGTTTCTCCCCTACAGAGTCCACTAGTGATAGAAGGCCTACAGAGTCCACTAGTGATAGAAGGCAAAGAGACTGTTCAGAAGCTAGCAAGAGAGAATCTGTTGCTACAAAACATAGCAGTAAGGAAGAGAACATAGCAGGGGAAGGTAGTGAAGACGAGTGCAGCTCACCGGAGTCattgacagaaaaaaagaaggatgcTTCAGAACGGAAATTTTCATCATATTCATCATACTCGTCGCGTCATAAGCGATTCATAACATTTACACTTCCACCGGATTATATCAGACTTGAAAAACTG TGTCTTCCAAAGCCATTCTTGAGGGAAAATGACATCAAGCCTGGGGAGATGTATCTATTGGGTAAAGATGGTAAAAAGTGGCTGACTAAACTAATACTAGACAACAAAGGAacaatgaaaatgagaaagggttggaaagattttgttaaagagAACAACTTAAAGTCAAGCTTCACGCTCAAGTTGATATGGGAAGACACAACTCCGGTGCTTAGTTTGTCTGATGCAGAACCTACGAGTGACAGGGAGAAAGAAGATTCTTCTCCATCGAGCCAAAAACAATTTGTGACATTAACAATTACATCTTCTGGTATCAAAAAGTGTAGACTGGTAAGTTTATCTTTGCTTTTAACTCTTACTTGTTTTATATCACATTAA
- the LOC104705020 gene encoding B3 domain-containing protein At2g24670-like: protein MPIEEEEVSKDVEAAETLLIMKSSKPTREEYQRLRLCMLNHAEWRMSFRRNESSSSTTIATGSSTVMELTHKEEDLNDTRNLHNLPPSMFSLILERQSKKAEGSTKPYKFPKVRNPTPEWLIRLMREKNDGDEEDNSKKIIDKALTASDVDAKKNRLSIPISNIVELDFLNHAEELIIETDANKLPKWLKILV, encoded by the exons ATGccgatcgaagaagaagaggtgtcTAAAGATGTAGAGGCTGCAGAAACATTACTGATTATGAAAAGCTCAAAGCCAACGAGGGAAGAGTATCAGAGACTTCGGTTATGTATGCTTAATCATGCGGAGTGGAGAATGTCTTTTCGAAGAAACGAAAGCTCGAGTTCGACGACGATTGCTACTGGTTCTTCTACCGTCATGGAGCTTACGCATAAAGAAGAAGACCTTAATGACACTAGAAACTTACATAATCTCCCTCCTTCTATGTTTTCTCTCATATTAGAACGACAATCTAAGAAGGCAGAAGGCAGTACAAAACCTTATAAGTTTCCCAAGGTAAGAAACCCGACGCCAGAGTGGCTTATCAGGTTGATGAGAGAAAAGAACGATGGAGACGAGGAAGACAATTCAAAGAAGATTATAGATAAAGCATTGACAGCAAGCGATGTGGATGCAAAGAAAAATCGTCTCTCGATACCTATCAGCAACATTGTGGAGTTGGATTTCTTGAACCACGCGGAAGAACTTATCATTGAAACTGATGCCAATAAGCTTCCTAAA TGGTTAAAGATTTTAGTCTAG
- the LOC104702987 gene encoding B3 domain-containing protein REM13-like isoform X1, with product MAKSRIYPQFFHTLASGFHKQLTIPEDFFSKYIEGRRSVAEIKSDISDKTWKVKMSARSLTGGSWKEFALAHDLQIGDVVVVRYVGDMVFHVSDLGPNYSEIQDYKGKDLLKKRLHPITQVDFSSNHGDVLDDDEDSIEIPRKKKAKNIQEAEADVVSSSSSSSDNSCFVALVTASNLRSDTLYLPLHFTRKCREIVLTDGGERSWLLDLRFNESSYISRGWRNFCDENGQKAGGFFMFQLVRNEETPVLSFSPTESTSDRRPTESTSDRRQRDCSEASKRESVATKHSSKEENIAGEGSEDECSSPESLTEKKKDASERKFSSYSSYSSRHKRFITFTLPPDYIRLEKLCLPKPFLRENDIKPGEMYLLGKDGKKWLTKLILDNKGTMKMRKGWKDFVKENNLKSSFTLKLIWEDTTPVLSLSDAEPTSDREKEDSSPSSQKQFVTLTITSSGIKKCRLQLPSQFMKANGINRLGKVSLLSDNGMEWSGYLLSRDGTVSLGCGWEGYCEANGVKLGQSFTLEFSYVEDTTPVLKFCSQTLNTKMINYECNKNTFKGMYVQPNKKIWLIEF from the exons ATGGCGAAATCAAGAATTTACCCGCAGTTCTTCCACACACTTGCTTCTGGCTTTCACAAACAACTC ACGATTCCTGAAGACTTCTTCTCAAAGTAtattgaaggaagaagaagcgtcGCGGAGATAAAATCGGATATTTCTGACAAAACCTGGAAGGTGAAGATGTCTGCTCGGAGTCTTACTGGTGGAAGCTGGAAAGAGTTTGCGTTGGCTCATGATCTTCAGATCGGTGATGTCGTTGTTGTTAGATATGTAGGTGATATGGTGTTCCATGTTTCGGATTTAGGACCTAATTACTCGGAGATTCAAGACTATAAGG GTAAAGATTTGTTGAAAAAGCGTTTGCATCCAATAACACAAGTAGACTTTTCATCAAACCATGGAgatgttcttgatgatgatgaggatagCATAG AGATTCCCAGGAAGAAGAAAGCGAAGAACATTCAAGAAGCGGAAGCAGATgtagtttcttcatcttcatcttcatcagaCAACTCATGTTTTGTGGCTCTTGTCACGGCTTCGAATCTACGCTCAGATACACTG TATCTTCCACTACACTTCACAAGAAAATGCCGCGAGATTGTTTTAACAGACGGAGGGGAAAGATCATGGCTATTAGATCTGAGGTTCAACGAATCGTCATATATAAGCCGAGGTTGGAGAAATTTCTGCGATGAAAACGGTCAAAAAGCAGGAGGTTTCTTTATGTTTCAACTAGTGAGAAACGAGGAAACACCTGTGCTCAGTTTCTCCCCTACAGAGTCCACTAGTGATAGAAGGCCTACAGAGTCCACTAGTGATAGAAGGCAAAGAGACTGTTCAGAAGCTAGCAAGAGAGAATCTGTTGCTACAAAACATAGCAGTAAGGAAGAGAACATAGCAGGGGAAGGTAGTGAAGACGAGTGCAGCTCACCGGAGTCattgacagaaaaaaagaaggatgcTTCAGAACGGAAATTTTCATCATATTCATCATACTCGTCGCGTCATAAGCGATTCATAACATTTACACTTCCACCGGATTATATCAGACTTGAAAAACTG TGTCTTCCAAAGCCATTCTTGAGGGAAAATGACATCAAGCCTGGGGAGATGTATCTATTGGGTAAAGATGGTAAAAAGTGGCTGACTAAACTAATACTAGACAACAAAGGAacaatgaaaatgagaaagggttggaaagattttgttaaagagAACAACTTAAAGTCAAGCTTCACGCTCAAGTTGATATGGGAAGACACAACTCCGGTGCTTAGTTTGTCTGATGCAGAACCTACGAGTGACAGGGAGAAAGAAGATTCTTCTCCATCGAGCCAAAAACAATTTGTGACATTAACAATTACATCTTCTGGTATCAAAAAGTGTAGACTG CAACTTCCAAGTCAATTCATGAAGGCTAATGGTATAAACAGACTTGGGAAGGTAAGTCTTTTGAGTGACAACGGAATGGAATGGTCAGGATATCTGTTGTCAAGAGATGGAACTGTCTCCTTGGGTTGTGGTTGGGAAGGATATTGTGAGGCTAATGGCGTCAAGTTAGGACAATCTTTTACTTTGGAGTTCAGTTATGTAGAAGATACAACTCCGGTACTTAAGTTTTGTTCTCAGACGCTAAATACAAAAATGATCAATTacgaatgtaataaaaatacatttaaaggCATGTATGtacaaccaaataaaaaaatttggttaattgaGTTCTAA
- the LOC104702989 gene encoding B3 domain-containing protein REM12-like isoform X2: protein MFSAGNILRKKHRRMRTDEGDDDQDNTEHVRNKKWKNSFETEVDSSSSDHSCFVALVTASNLHNDTLYLPQDLTSSVGRQRNCSEIVVTDEKERSWPLDLRFNKSSETFYITRGWRSFCDENGKKAGGVFVFKLVGNWETPVLSFCSTESINDGTQGDKNNKENCMQLERKQKRMRCRVSTLPSQNRFVTLTLTHNSLKKCRQYLPSSFLRKNGLDKPGMITLLGKAGMKWLASLKREANGSMVLGKGWNDFVKANGLTSGKSFTLEVISEKGTPMLSLFSTQSTSERSQQRASMNRFVTLTLTHTNLIKSRQYLPLSFTKANGLDKPGLITLVGEDGAKWEANLLRGKTGIMCLGKGWKHFSRANSIKCGESFTLKAILENGTPMLSLCSTQSTSDRSQQGECSKGSEKESILAGHSSGKETRKAKDKIEGRRDSLPASMNRFVTLTLRHDNLITGRRYLPFSFTRENGLDKPGKINLIGKDGTKWEANIGRGKTGVMCIGKGWKNFAIANGLKSGESFTLEVILENGTPMLSLFSTEATSGRSQQGERCKDSEKGSISAEPTRGNKATSNREERTDSSSAIRNRFVTLTLTPEDVRDCKLIIPSQFMKANGINKLGRITILGQHRMKCFAYLLSKDGFVALGSGWKGFCEANGVKIGDSFTLECICEQDTTHVFKFSSNSVEITRRRKERERNRVGLRSGKTRG, encoded by the exons ATGTTTAGCGCTGGTAACATTTTGAGGAAGAAGCATCGGCGTATGAGAACAGATGAAGGCGATGATGATCAGGACAACACGG AACATGTGAGAAATAAGAAATGGAAGAACAGTTTTGAAACAGAAgttgattcttcttcatcagaccACTCTTGTTTTGTTGCCCTTGTCACAGCTTCGAATCTACACAATGATACTCTG TATCTTCCACAAGATTTAACAAGCTCAGTTGGTCGTCAAAGAAATTGCAGTGAGATTGTTGTAACAGATGAAAAGGAAAGATCATGGCCATTGGATCTGAGGTTCAACAAATCATCTGAAACTTTCTACATAACCCGAGGTTGGAGAAGTTTCTGTGATGAAAACGGTAAAAAAGCAGGAGGCGTCTTTGTTTTCAAACTAGTTGGAAACTGGGAAACTCCAGTTCTCAGTTTCTGTTCCACTGAATCTATCAACGATGGAACCCAAGGagacaagaacaacaaagaaaactGTATGCAGCTGGAGAGAAAGCAGAAGCGTATGAGATGTAGAGTTTCAACTTTACCAAGCCAAAACCGGTTTGTGACATTAACACTTACACATAACAGCCTCAAAAAATGTAGACAG tatCTTCCATCGTCATTCTTAAGAAAAAATGGCTTGGACAAACCTGGGATGATAACTCTATTGGGCAAAGCTGGTATGAAGTGGCTGGCAAGTCTTAAACGGGAAGCTAATGGAAGTATGGTTTTGGGAAAGGGCTGGAACGATTTCGTTAAAGCAAACGGCTTAACGAGCGGCAAATCTTTCACACTTGAGGTGATATCGGAGAAGGGAACTCCTATGCTCAGTTTGTTCAGTACACAGTCCACAAGTGAAAGAAGCCAGCAAAGAGCAAGCATGAACCGATTTGTGACTTTAACACTTACACATACCAACCTCATAAAAAGTAGACAG TATCTTCCATTGTCATTCACAAAAGCAAATGGCTTGGACAAACCTGGTCTTATAACTCTGGTTGGCGAAGATGGTGCAAAGTGGGAGGCAAATCTTTTAAGGGGAAAAACAGGAATAATGTGTCTCGGAAAGGGCTGGAAACATTTCAGTAGAGCAAACAGCATAAAGTGTGGCGAGTCTTTCACATTAAAGGCAATTTTGGAGAACGGAACTCCTATGCTAAGTTTGTGCAGTACACAGTCCACAAGTGATAGAAGCCAGCAAGGAGAATGTTCAAAAGGCAGCGAGAAAGAGTCCATTTTAGCAGGACATAGCAGTGGAAAAGAGACCAGGAaagcaaaagacaaaatagaagGTAGGAGAGACTCATTACCAGCAAGCATGAACCGATTCGTGACTTTAACACTTAGACATGACAACCTCATAACAGGTCGACGG TATCTTCCATTTTCATTCACAAGAGAGAATGGCTTGGACAAACCTGGGAAGATAAATTTGATTGGCAAAGATGGTACAAAGTGGGAGGCCAATATTGGACGGGGAAAAACAGGAGTGATGTGTATCGGAAAAGGCTGGAAAAATTTTGCTATAGCAAACGGCTTAAAAAGCGGCGAATCATTCACGTTGGAGGTAATTTTGGAGAATGGAACTCCTATGCTCAGTTTGTTCAGTACAGAGGCCACAAGTGGTAGAAGCCAGCAAGGAGAGCGTTGCAAAGATAGCGAGAAAGGGTCGATTTCTGCTGAACCTACCAGAGGAAACAAAGCCACTAGCAACAGAGAGGAGAGGACAGACTCGTCTTCGGCAATCCGAAATCGATTTGTGACATTAACACTCACACCAGAAGATGTCAGAGACTGTAAGCTA attattCCAAGTCAGTTCATGAAGGCTAATGGCATCAACAAGCTCGGGAGGATAACTATCTTGGGTCAACACAGAATGAAGTGCTTTGCATATCTACTCTCAAAAGATGGATTTGTGGCTCTGGGATCTGGTTGGAAGGGCTTTTGTGAGGCTAATGGCGTTAAGATAGGAGATTCATTCACTTTGGAATGTATTTGTGAACAAGACACAACTCATGTGTTTAAGTTCAGTTCCAACTCCGTAGA AATCACTCGGCGGAGAAAGGAACGAGAACGAAATAGAGTTGGTCTTCGGAGCGGAAAGACCAGAGGCTGA
- the LOC104702989 gene encoding B3 domain-containing protein REM12-like isoform X1, with product MFSAGNILRKKHRRMRTDEGDDDQDNTEHVRNKKWKNSFETEVDSSSSDHSCFVALVTASNLHNDTLYLPQDLTSSVGRQRNCSEIVVTDEKERSWPLDLRFNKSSETFYITRGWRSFCDENGKKAGGVFVFKLVGNWETPVLSFCSTESINDGTQGDKNNKENCMQLERKQKRMRCRVSTLPSQNRFVTLTLTHNSLKKCRQYLPSSFLRKNGLDKPGMITLLGKAGMKWLASLKREANGSMVLGKGWNDFVKANGLTSGKSFTLEVISEKGTPMLSLFSTQSTSERSQQRASMNRFVTLTLTHTNLIKSRQYLPLSFTKANGLDKPGLITLVGEDGAKWEANLLRGKTGIMCLGKGWKHFSRANSIKCGESFTLKAILENGTPMLSLCSTQSTSDRSQQGECSKGSEKESILAGHSSGKETRKAKDKIEGRRDSLPASMNRFVTLTLRHDNLITGRRYLPFSFTRENGLDKPGKINLIGKDGTKWEANIGRGKTGVMCIGKGWKNFAIANGLKSGESFTLEVILENGTPMLSLFSTEATSGRSQQGERCKDSEKGSISAEPTRGNKATSNREERTDSSSAIRNRFVTLTLTPEDVRDCKLIIPSQFMKANGINKLGRITILGQHRMKCFAYLLSKDGFVALGSGWKGFCEANGVKIGDSFTLECICEQDTTHVFKFSSNSVE from the exons ATGTTTAGCGCTGGTAACATTTTGAGGAAGAAGCATCGGCGTATGAGAACAGATGAAGGCGATGATGATCAGGACAACACGG AACATGTGAGAAATAAGAAATGGAAGAACAGTTTTGAAACAGAAgttgattcttcttcatcagaccACTCTTGTTTTGTTGCCCTTGTCACAGCTTCGAATCTACACAATGATACTCTG TATCTTCCACAAGATTTAACAAGCTCAGTTGGTCGTCAAAGAAATTGCAGTGAGATTGTTGTAACAGATGAAAAGGAAAGATCATGGCCATTGGATCTGAGGTTCAACAAATCATCTGAAACTTTCTACATAACCCGAGGTTGGAGAAGTTTCTGTGATGAAAACGGTAAAAAAGCAGGAGGCGTCTTTGTTTTCAAACTAGTTGGAAACTGGGAAACTCCAGTTCTCAGTTTCTGTTCCACTGAATCTATCAACGATGGAACCCAAGGagacaagaacaacaaagaaaactGTATGCAGCTGGAGAGAAAGCAGAAGCGTATGAGATGTAGAGTTTCAACTTTACCAAGCCAAAACCGGTTTGTGACATTAACACTTACACATAACAGCCTCAAAAAATGTAGACAG tatCTTCCATCGTCATTCTTAAGAAAAAATGGCTTGGACAAACCTGGGATGATAACTCTATTGGGCAAAGCTGGTATGAAGTGGCTGGCAAGTCTTAAACGGGAAGCTAATGGAAGTATGGTTTTGGGAAAGGGCTGGAACGATTTCGTTAAAGCAAACGGCTTAACGAGCGGCAAATCTTTCACACTTGAGGTGATATCGGAGAAGGGAACTCCTATGCTCAGTTTGTTCAGTACACAGTCCACAAGTGAAAGAAGCCAGCAAAGAGCAAGCATGAACCGATTTGTGACTTTAACACTTACACATACCAACCTCATAAAAAGTAGACAG TATCTTCCATTGTCATTCACAAAAGCAAATGGCTTGGACAAACCTGGTCTTATAACTCTGGTTGGCGAAGATGGTGCAAAGTGGGAGGCAAATCTTTTAAGGGGAAAAACAGGAATAATGTGTCTCGGAAAGGGCTGGAAACATTTCAGTAGAGCAAACAGCATAAAGTGTGGCGAGTCTTTCACATTAAAGGCAATTTTGGAGAACGGAACTCCTATGCTAAGTTTGTGCAGTACACAGTCCACAAGTGATAGAAGCCAGCAAGGAGAATGTTCAAAAGGCAGCGAGAAAGAGTCCATTTTAGCAGGACATAGCAGTGGAAAAGAGACCAGGAaagcaaaagacaaaatagaagGTAGGAGAGACTCATTACCAGCAAGCATGAACCGATTCGTGACTTTAACACTTAGACATGACAACCTCATAACAGGTCGACGG TATCTTCCATTTTCATTCACAAGAGAGAATGGCTTGGACAAACCTGGGAAGATAAATTTGATTGGCAAAGATGGTACAAAGTGGGAGGCCAATATTGGACGGGGAAAAACAGGAGTGATGTGTATCGGAAAAGGCTGGAAAAATTTTGCTATAGCAAACGGCTTAAAAAGCGGCGAATCATTCACGTTGGAGGTAATTTTGGAGAATGGAACTCCTATGCTCAGTTTGTTCAGTACAGAGGCCACAAGTGGTAGAAGCCAGCAAGGAGAGCGTTGCAAAGATAGCGAGAAAGGGTCGATTTCTGCTGAACCTACCAGAGGAAACAAAGCCACTAGCAACAGAGAGGAGAGGACAGACTCGTCTTCGGCAATCCGAAATCGATTTGTGACATTAACACTCACACCAGAAGATGTCAGAGACTGTAAGCTA attattCCAAGTCAGTTCATGAAGGCTAATGGCATCAACAAGCTCGGGAGGATAACTATCTTGGGTCAACACAGAATGAAGTGCTTTGCATATCTACTCTCAAAAGATGGATTTGTGGCTCTGGGATCTGGTTGGAAGGGCTTTTGTGAGGCTAATGGCGTTAAGATAGGAGATTCATTCACTTTGGAATGTATTTGTGAACAAGACACAACTCATGTGTTTAAGTTCAGTTCCAACTCCGTAGAGTAA
- the LOC104702987 gene encoding B3 domain-containing protein REM13-like isoform X2, with product MAKSRIYPQFFHTLASGFHKQLTIPEDFFSKYIEGRRSVAEIKSDISDKTWKVKMSARSLTGGSWKEFALAHDLQIGDVVVVRYVGDMVFHVSDLGPNYSEIQDYKGCFSDTEIPRKKKAKNIQEAEADVVSSSSSSSDNSCFVALVTASNLRSDTLYLPLHFTRKCREIVLTDGGERSWLLDLRFNESSYISRGWRNFCDENGQKAGGFFMFQLVRNEETPVLSFSPTESTSDRRPTESTSDRRQRDCSEASKRESVATKHSSKEENIAGEGSEDECSSPESLTEKKKDASERKFSSYSSYSSRHKRFITFTLPPDYIRLEKLCLPKPFLRENDIKPGEMYLLGKDGKKWLTKLILDNKGTMKMRKGWKDFVKENNLKSSFTLKLIWEDTTPVLSLSDAEPTSDREKEDSSPSSQKQFVTLTITSSGIKKCRLQLPSQFMKANGINRLGKVSLLSDNGMEWSGYLLSRDGTVSLGCGWEGYCEANGVKLGQSFTLEFSYVEDTTPVLKFCSQTLNTKMINYECNKNTFKGMYVQPNKKIWLIEF from the exons ATGGCGAAATCAAGAATTTACCCGCAGTTCTTCCACACACTTGCTTCTGGCTTTCACAAACAACTC ACGATTCCTGAAGACTTCTTCTCAAAGTAtattgaaggaagaagaagcgtcGCGGAGATAAAATCGGATATTTCTGACAAAACCTGGAAGGTGAAGATGTCTGCTCGGAGTCTTACTGGTGGAAGCTGGAAAGAGTTTGCGTTGGCTCATGATCTTCAGATCGGTGATGTCGTTGTTGTTAGATATGTAGGTGATATGGTGTTCCATGTTTCGGATTTAGGACCTAATTACTCGGAGATTCAAGACTATAAGG GATGTTTCTCTGATACAGAGATTCCCAGGAAGAAGAAAGCGAAGAACATTCAAGAAGCGGAAGCAGATgtagtttcttcatcttcatcttcatcagaCAACTCATGTTTTGTGGCTCTTGTCACGGCTTCGAATCTACGCTCAGATACACTG TATCTTCCACTACACTTCACAAGAAAATGCCGCGAGATTGTTTTAACAGACGGAGGGGAAAGATCATGGCTATTAGATCTGAGGTTCAACGAATCGTCATATATAAGCCGAGGTTGGAGAAATTTCTGCGATGAAAACGGTCAAAAAGCAGGAGGTTTCTTTATGTTTCAACTAGTGAGAAACGAGGAAACACCTGTGCTCAGTTTCTCCCCTACAGAGTCCACTAGTGATAGAAGGCCTACAGAGTCCACTAGTGATAGAAGGCAAAGAGACTGTTCAGAAGCTAGCAAGAGAGAATCTGTTGCTACAAAACATAGCAGTAAGGAAGAGAACATAGCAGGGGAAGGTAGTGAAGACGAGTGCAGCTCACCGGAGTCattgacagaaaaaaagaaggatgcTTCAGAACGGAAATTTTCATCATATTCATCATACTCGTCGCGTCATAAGCGATTCATAACATTTACACTTCCACCGGATTATATCAGACTTGAAAAACTG TGTCTTCCAAAGCCATTCTTGAGGGAAAATGACATCAAGCCTGGGGAGATGTATCTATTGGGTAAAGATGGTAAAAAGTGGCTGACTAAACTAATACTAGACAACAAAGGAacaatgaaaatgagaaagggttggaaagattttgttaaagagAACAACTTAAAGTCAAGCTTCACGCTCAAGTTGATATGGGAAGACACAACTCCGGTGCTTAGTTTGTCTGATGCAGAACCTACGAGTGACAGGGAGAAAGAAGATTCTTCTCCATCGAGCCAAAAACAATTTGTGACATTAACAATTACATCTTCTGGTATCAAAAAGTGTAGACTG CAACTTCCAAGTCAATTCATGAAGGCTAATGGTATAAACAGACTTGGGAAGGTAAGTCTTTTGAGTGACAACGGAATGGAATGGTCAGGATATCTGTTGTCAAGAGATGGAACTGTCTCCTTGGGTTGTGGTTGGGAAGGATATTGTGAGGCTAATGGCGTCAAGTTAGGACAATCTTTTACTTTGGAGTTCAGTTATGTAGAAGATACAACTCCGGTACTTAAGTTTTGTTCTCAGACGCTAAATACAAAAATGATCAATTacgaatgtaataaaaatacatttaaaggCATGTATGtacaaccaaataaaaaaatttggttaattgaGTTCTAA